The genomic region aacatagatTCTTCATAAAGTGTTTAATTCATTCCTGTGTACAACATGGTAGGTGATTGTGGCACAAGCACTTTGAATCACCCACAGCAGAGGTCACagcaaaacagtaaatataattaatgaaagcTAATTTGtactcaaaactgaaatttgtatcACCACTTGTATATGATGgtactttgtaatattttctgtaagtcTTCCAGCTATTCTCTAAGGCATTTCATTATgtttacttgtaataaagttttacacAAAAAGTCAATTAGAAAAGTTTGCTTTGtttggaaacttttttttatacttttagcacCTTTCAGAAAAAGGTAACtacatgcattttaattattataaactcatcacaaaatgttattattttaaaatgcaaggAAAAACATATAAGTATGATACATAaaagaattttatattatataaaattaattgaaaaaattcagttttctctTCCAGATTATCTAATGACTGAGTTCATAATAaggaaatttatttacaaaaagtaTAAATTCAGCTTATGAAATTTCTTCAATAATTCTGATGCACAGTAAATTATATAGAGatgaaattaaatacatattatgtgaaaatatattacgggaaataatatgtttttttcaCTTGCCAAATGCATAAAATTCtcctgtattataactaaatctTTTCCGCTTCAAAATAAAATCCACAATTTGAGCATGTTGAGCTGGTTAAAGAAATCTTCTTTCCTCGCTGGAACATCAAATCTTTAACAAGgc from Tachypleus tridentatus isolate NWPU-2018 chromosome 1, ASM421037v1, whole genome shotgun sequence harbors:
- the LOC143231595 gene encoding uncharacterized protein LOC143231595 isoform X1 — translated: MMFDILETKMFEIVWKRGKSLQLNTEEPDLMFQRGKKISLTSSTCSNCGFYFEAEKI